The Candidatus Glassbacteria bacterium genomic sequence GACCTCCGTCCGCGGGTATTCATCCTCTTGCCCCCAGGCGGGCGGACAGACAAGCAAAAGCATTGTGACAACCAGCAGCAATGTAGCGATTGGCGATAGGGTTTTCATTTCAAGCACCTCTCTAGTTTGTTTTTCTTTCGTTCGATCAGCAAGACGGTGTAAGCCGTCCAGAAACCTCGGGGATTCTCAGGGAAGCGCTCTTCGAGCCGGGCCTGGTGCCTTCCAACCCTTGCCATGCGCGTTCCTGTCCCCGCCCGATGCGCTTCGGCCGACCGCAAAGGATTCCCGGCTGTATGGCCTGCCGGCGCCCTTTCTAGCCACGCACCGGCTCCCAATCCTGGTAGCCTTCGAGTTCGTTGGGAAACGCCAGCCGGATCGTACCGCTGGCGGTTTCGACCACCCCGTTGCCGTGCCGGCTGCGCAGCATGGCGCGGCCGTTCTCCCCCGTCCGGGCCGCGGTCCCGGTCGAGCTGCGCCGGCACGCTTCCTCCCAGCTCATTCCGCCCTGATCGGGCGGGGTCGAAAAACCAGGAAGCGGGTCCGAGCTCTTGCCTTGAGACTGCTGTGGTGCGAAAGTGCGACTAGCCATCGTGGCCTCCTTTGCAGGCCGCTGTGGTTAGCGCTGCGTCCGGTGTTTTCGCACCGGGCGCGGCGCGCTCCATCACGGTTTGATTTTCTTTTTCCGCCCTCTGCCCTTGCAATAGTGGGCGGCTTTGTAGGTTCGAACCTTTTCCAGGTCGCTCTTGCTCCAGAATCGCACGGTCACACATGCAACCCGGCGCACTCGGGGAACGGGCACCTTCCGCTCCCGC encodes the following:
- a CDS encoding helix-turn-helix domain-containing protein, with translation MKTYSTGEVARLVGIGRATLHRWMRERKVPVPRVRRVACVTVRFWSKSDLEKVRTYKAAHYCKGRGRKKKIKP